A region of Leptospiraceae bacterium DNA encodes the following proteins:
- a CDS encoding Uma2 family endonuclease: MEDPVKFITEEEYLAYDLKSDYKSEYYDGQIMNMAGASEKHNTISVNIVSEMRVQLKKKDCQVYASDMRLKVENTGLYAYPDLLVVCSDKKFSGDKPDTLLNPVVILEILSESTESFDRGAKFAHYRQIPSLREYVLISQNEKKMEKYQLNSSGKWELEETSEKNQKIELSSIACILELSEVYDRVAL, translated from the coding sequence ATGGAAGACCCGGTAAAATTCATTACAGAAGAAGAGTATCTCGCTTATGATTTAAAATCTGATTATAAATCTGAGTACTATGATGGTCAGATTATGAATATGGCAGGAGCCTCAGAAAAACATAATACCATTTCTGTGAATATAGTTTCTGAAATGAGAGTCCAATTGAAAAAAAAAGACTGCCAGGTCTATGCCAGTGATATGAGGCTCAAGGTAGAAAATACCGGTTTGTATGCTTATCCGGATCTACTGGTGGTTTGTTCTGATAAAAAATTCAGTGGCGATAAGCCGGATACTTTACTCAATCCGGTGGTAATTCTGGAAATTCTCTCTGAATCTACAGAAAGCTTTGACCGTGGAGCCAAATTTGCCCACTATCGACAAATTCCCTCACTAAGGGAATATGTCCTGATAAGCCAGAACGAGAAAAAGATGGAGAAATACCAGCTCAATTCTTCCGGCAAATGGGAACTGGAAGAGACATCCGAGAAGAACCAAAAAATCGAGCTTTCCTCTATAGCCTGTATTCTGGAGCTTTCAGAGGTTTATGATAGAGTAGCATTGTAG
- a CDS encoding Rpn family recombination-promoting nuclease/putative transposase, producing MNNKDLLIRFDWVIKTMLRDKANFDIIEGFLSALLKEEITVLEILESESNQQNASQKYNRVDVLIRDSKDRKLIIEVQSDSESDFLERLLFGTSKTIVDHFRLGESYSNISKIISVSVQYFNMGRGTDYIYYGSTEIRGMHTNELLDVREKVETMIDGELRIKFQKKNIFPEYYIISVNRYPDIVREDIDEWIYMMKNNIVKTEFHSRNIDRAREKLKILNMSEQERLDYEKYLMNSAIEKDVISTARIEGRAEGKAEEKQETTINCIEAGLSNETIQQITGLSLEEIQMIREGLGS from the coding sequence ATGAACAACAAAGACCTATTAATTCGATTTGATTGGGTAATCAAAACCATGCTTAGAGACAAGGCGAACTTTGATATAATAGAGGGTTTCCTTTCTGCCTTGTTAAAAGAAGAAATTACCGTTCTTGAAATATTAGAAAGTGAGAGTAACCAGCAAAATGCCTCACAAAAATATAACAGAGTGGATGTTCTCATCAGGGATAGTAAAGATAGGAAGCTTATCATTGAAGTTCAGAGCGACTCGGAATCTGACTTTTTGGAACGATTGCTTTTTGGAACTTCGAAAACCATTGTTGATCATTTTCGATTGGGAGAGTCCTATTCGAATATTAGTAAAATCATATCTGTGAGTGTGCAATACTTTAATATGGGCAGGGGCACTGATTATATCTATTATGGCAGTACAGAAATTCGTGGAATGCATACAAATGAACTATTGGATGTACGAGAAAAAGTTGAGACCATGATAGATGGTGAACTAAGGATAAAATTTCAGAAAAAGAACATATTCCCTGAATACTATATTATTTCTGTAAACCGCTATCCTGATATAGTTAGAGAAGATATAGACGAATGGATCTATATGATGAAAAACAATATAGTCAAAACGGAGTTTCATTCTCGGAATATAGATAGAGCCAGAGAGAAATTGAAGATACTCAATATGAGTGAACAGGAAAGATTGGATTATGAGAAATACCTGATGAATTCTGCGATAGAAAAAGATGTCATTTCTACTGCAAGGATAGAGGGCAGAGCTGAAGGTAAAGCAGAAGAAAAACAGGAAACCACTATCAATTGCATAGAAGCGGGCTTATCTAATGAGACTATCCAACAAATTACAGGCCTGTCGTTAGAAGAGATTCAAATGATAAGGGAAGGGTTGGGGAGTTAA